A portion of the Flavobacterium magnum genome contains these proteins:
- a CDS encoding murein hydrolase activator EnvC family protein, protein MPKTIATLLFFFVSALCWSQADQEKLERRKAEIQEEIREKERLLESQSQKQKSVTTIIAQQTEKIKLREKLINTTEKQAKILKNNMYINQLEINRLNRDLTDLKAEYSKMVVKSYKSRSQQSRAMFLLSSKNFLQAYKRAQYMKQYANYRRAQGAEIAKKQQELSSFNTKLDVQQTEKQKLLAEQEQERRKLEQEKQEQEKLVNSIKKDKKKIAAEIKKKQQESRAIDRQIDKLLRAAIAEANKKAAAANLKANPKTTTAAETKKIETSTKIVLTPEAKLVSDNFKANKGKLPWPVEKGTVSLRYGDQPHPQISSLTVHCSGVEITTDRDASARAVFGGIVKSVQITSPINKAVVIQHGDFFTIYQNLSSVSVGIGDKVSTKQAIGKVRHNNDTGKTVIKFMISQNTTYQNPASWLYNM, encoded by the coding sequence ATGCCAAAAACCATTGCCACCTTACTGTTCTTTTTTGTTTCAGCGCTATGCTGGAGCCAGGCAGACCAGGAAAAGCTTGAGCGGCGCAAAGCCGAAATCCAGGAGGAAATCCGTGAGAAAGAACGCCTGCTCGAATCACAGAGCCAGAAGCAGAAATCGGTTACGACGATCATCGCCCAGCAGACCGAAAAAATCAAGCTGCGCGAAAAGCTCATCAATACCACCGAAAAGCAGGCAAAAATCCTCAAGAACAACATGTACATCAACCAGCTTGAAATCAACAGGTTGAACCGTGACCTGACTGACCTGAAGGCGGAATATTCGAAAATGGTCGTCAAGTCCTACAAAAGCCGTTCGCAGCAGAGCCGGGCGATGTTTTTACTGTCGTCCAAAAATTTCCTGCAGGCATACAAACGCGCCCAGTATATGAAGCAGTATGCGAATTACAGACGGGCACAGGGTGCCGAAATCGCGAAAAAGCAGCAGGAGCTGTCCAGTTTCAACACCAAACTTGACGTGCAGCAAACCGAAAAGCAAAAACTGCTGGCTGAGCAGGAACAGGAACGCAGGAAACTCGAGCAGGAAAAGCAGGAGCAGGAAAAACTGGTCAATTCGATTAAGAAAGACAAAAAGAAAATAGCCGCCGAAATCAAGAAGAAACAACAGGAAAGCCGCGCCATTGACCGTCAGATTGATAAGTTGCTGCGGGCCGCCATTGCGGAAGCCAACAAGAAGGCCGCGGCTGCAAACCTCAAAGCCAACCCCAAAACGACGACTGCCGCTGAAACCAAAAAGATTGAAACCTCTACTAAGATTGTGCTGACACCCGAAGCCAAGCTGGTTTCGGATAATTTTAAGGCGAATAAGGGAAAATTGCCATGGCCTGTAGAGAAAGGCACTGTGAGCCTGCGTTATGGTGACCAGCCACACCCGCAGATCAGTTCGCTAACCGTGCATTGCAGCGGTGTGGAAATCACGACAGATAGGGATGCCAGTGCCCGCGCGGTATTCGGCGGAATCGTGAAAAGTGTCCAGATTACCTCGCCCATAAACAAGGCCGTAGTCATTCAGCATGGTGATTTTTTTACGATATACCAAAACCTGAGTAGTGTTTCGGTAGGCATCGGCGATAAGGTCTCGACCAAACAGGCGATTGGCAAGGTGCGCCATAATAACGACACGGGAAAAACCGTAATCAAGTTCATGATTTCGCAGAACACGACCTACCAGAACCCGGCGAGCTGGTTGTACAATATGTAG
- a CDS encoding DUF4292 domain-containing protein has product MKKYILFGLLIGLASCKATKGLVSETIATTALSAAKVIESHYATRRDFNTLYIKARVSYKDDRQSQNVNAEIKIKRDEKILVSIRVLGITMAKALITPTEVKYYEKINGKFFEGNYSTLSKWLGTDLDFYKVQHMLIGQAMDDLAKGKYKSSIEDNLYKLEDLNGRDTQKEFFFEASKFLVKKQDIEQIQKNRMLHVSYPNYKEYPVMMLPSEIKIEAYDNQKKTAINIEYETVTFNEDLTFPYSAPDGYERVNID; this is encoded by the coding sequence ATGAAAAAGTATATCCTTTTCGGGCTTCTCATCGGACTCGCATCGTGCAAGGCGACCAAAGGCCTCGTGTCTGAAACCATTGCGACCACGGCGTTGTCTGCAGCCAAGGTCATCGAGAGCCACTATGCCACCAGGCGCGATTTCAACACGCTTTACATTAAGGCGCGCGTTTCCTATAAAGATGACAGGCAATCCCAGAATGTCAATGCCGAGATCAAGATTAAAAGGGATGAAAAGATCCTGGTCAGCATTAGGGTGTTGGGCATTACGATGGCCAAAGCACTCATTACCCCGACGGAAGTGAAGTACTATGAAAAAATCAATGGCAAATTCTTTGAAGGTAATTATTCGACATTGAGCAAATGGCTGGGCACCGACCTGGATTTTTATAAAGTGCAGCACATGCTCATCGGTCAGGCCATGGACGATCTGGCTAAAGGCAAATACAAGTCGTCAATCGAAGACAACCTTTACAAACTGGAAGACCTCAATGGGCGCGACACCCAGAAGGAGTTCTTTTTTGAAGCCTCGAAATTCCTGGTCAAGAAGCAGGATATCGAGCAGATCCAGAAGAACCGCATGCTGCATGTTTCGTACCCGAATTACAAGGAATACCCTGTGATGATGCTGCCGTCCGAGATTAAGATCGAGGCCTATGACAACCAAAAGAAAACCGCCATCAACATTGAGTACGAAACTGTGACCTTCAACGAAGACCTTACCTTTCCCTACAGTGCGCCTGATGGGTATGAAAGAGTCAATATTGACTAG
- a CDS encoding tetratricopeptide repeat protein has translation MKRIFLLLIVLLAGVSPQPLHAQAEPEDIAAVTDQFQESFFESLKQKGIENYDKAIESLEKCLKLQPNNPVVLSELGKNYLHLKRYKEAYDSYEKASQLEPDNRWYLAGMYDVTYETKDYNNSITLVQKLIPFDESYKEDLTSLYMKTGQFDKALTLINELNESAGHSDKRDAYKSDILKDTRYQGSEKDNLLEQIRKNPKEESNYIALIYLYSNSNQEQKAQEVARQLEKEIPTSDWAQVSLFKFHLNNNDGDKAVASMNQALKSSKIDNKVKQRIINEFLIFTKTNPKYDADLEKAIGYVSDDKSVNAAKELGKFYQNQKDWAKAAKYYEIDTANHPDDLETKLLLMQAYAEDRQFDVLAKKADALIELYPLQPELYYFSGLAYNQLKNFKKAKDTLEAGIDYLVDNRDMEINFNIQLGEAWNGLGDARKKEQYFLKADQLLKKKK, from the coding sequence ATGAAGAGGATTTTTTTACTATTGATTGTATTGCTTGCCGGTGTCAGTCCGCAGCCGCTGCATGCACAGGCCGAGCCTGAGGACATTGCCGCAGTGACCGACCAGTTCCAGGAATCGTTTTTTGAATCGCTGAAACAGAAAGGCATCGAAAACTATGACAAGGCAATCGAATCATTGGAAAAATGCCTCAAACTACAGCCGAATAATCCCGTTGTGCTTAGCGAACTCGGCAAAAATTACCTGCACCTGAAACGCTACAAAGAGGCCTACGATTCCTATGAGAAAGCCTCGCAGCTCGAACCGGATAACCGCTGGTATCTCGCCGGGATGTATGATGTCACTTACGAAACGAAGGATTACAACAACTCGATTACGCTGGTCCAGAAACTCATCCCGTTTGATGAGAGCTACAAGGAAGACCTCACTTCGCTGTACATGAAAACGGGCCAGTTTGATAAAGCCCTGACGTTAATTAATGAACTCAACGAATCGGCCGGGCATTCCGACAAACGGGATGCTTATAAGTCTGATATCCTGAAGGACACCCGGTACCAAGGGTCCGAGAAAGACAACCTGCTCGAACAGATCAGGAAGAATCCCAAAGAGGAGTCGAATTACATCGCATTGATTTACCTGTACTCCAACAGCAACCAGGAACAAAAAGCACAGGAAGTTGCAAGGCAGCTTGAGAAGGAAATCCCGACATCAGACTGGGCGCAGGTCAGCCTCTTCAAGTTCCACCTGAACAATAATGACGGTGATAAGGCGGTGGCTTCGATGAATCAGGCGTTAAAGAGCAGCAAGATCGATAATAAGGTCAAGCAGCGAATCATCAACGAGTTCCTGATTTTCACCAAGACCAATCCGAAATACGATGCCGATCTTGAAAAGGCAATCGGTTATGTGAGTGATGACAAAAGCGTCAATGCGGCCAAGGAATTGGGTAAATTTTACCAAAACCAGAAAGACTGGGCCAAAGCCGCCAAATACTATGAGATTGACACGGCGAACCATCCTGATGATCTGGAAACCAAGCTGTTGCTGATGCAGGCTTACGCCGAAGACCGGCAGTTTGATGTTTTGGCAAAAAAGGCTGACGCGCTGATCGAGCTCTACCCGCTGCAGCCGGAATTGTATTATTTCTCAGGATTGGCATACAACCAGCTAAAGAATTTTAAAAAAGCCAAAGACACGCTCGAAGCCGGAATCGATTACCTAGTCGACAACCGCGATATGGAAATCAATTTTAACATCCAACTCGGTGAAGCCTGGAACGGTTTGGGCGACGCCAGAAAAAAGGAACAGTATTTCCTGAAAGCGGATCAATTGCTAAAAAAGAAAAAATAA
- a CDS encoding sugar phosphate nucleotidyltransferase, with product MKIIVPMAGRGSRLRPHTLTVPKPLIPIAGKPIVHRLVEDIAGVINQHIDEIAFIIHEDFGTHVEKDLIAIAEKLGAKGTIYYQNEALGTAHAILCAKESMQGPIVVAYADTLFRADFTLDTTADSVIWVKQVDDPSAFGVVQLDENNQITDFVEKPQTFVSDLAIIGIYYFKSGETLRDELQYLLDNNVVKGGEYQLTDGLENMKVKGLRFVPGKVDEWMDCGNKNVTVETNSRMLAFLNADGEDLVDAHVKAENSKIIPPCYIGPDVILINATVGPNVSLGRGCHIINSSVKNSLIQTHSKIRNADLDNAMVGSHAIFDGKFTSISIGDYSVLE from the coding sequence ATGAAAATAATAGTACCCATGGCCGGTCGCGGCTCCCGCTTGAGGCCACACACATTAACCGTCCCGAAACCACTGATCCCGATTGCCGGAAAACCGATTGTGCACCGTCTCGTTGAAGACATCGCGGGAGTAATCAACCAGCATATCGATGAAATCGCATTTATCATCCACGAGGATTTCGGGACGCATGTTGAAAAAGACCTGATTGCCATCGCCGAGAAGCTCGGTGCCAAAGGCACGATATACTACCAGAATGAAGCCCTGGGGACCGCACACGCAATCCTGTGCGCTAAAGAATCCATGCAGGGACCGATTGTGGTGGCGTATGCTGACACGTTGTTCCGGGCAGATTTCACCCTAGACACTACCGCGGACAGCGTCATTTGGGTAAAACAGGTGGACGACCCAAGCGCTTTCGGGGTAGTTCAATTAGACGAAAACAATCAGATTACGGACTTTGTCGAAAAGCCACAGACATTTGTCTCAGATCTGGCGATCATCGGAATCTATTATTTTAAAAGCGGTGAAACTTTACGCGATGAATTACAATATTTACTTGATAATAATGTTGTAAAAGGTGGCGAATACCAGTTGACCGATGGCCTGGAAAACATGAAAGTGAAAGGCCTCAGGTTTGTGCCCGGGAAAGTCGATGAGTGGATGGATTGCGGCAACAAGAATGTTACCGTGGAAACCAACTCGCGGATGCTGGCGTTTCTAAATGCCGATGGTGAAGACCTGGTCGATGCGCATGTCAAGGCGGAAAACTCGAAAATCATCCCGCCGTGTTATATCGGGCCGGATGTGATCCTGATCAATGCAACCGTCGGACCCAATGTCTCGCTGGGGCGCGGCTGTCATATCATCAACAGCTCGGTAAAGAACAGCCTGATCCAGACGCATTCAAAAATACGCAACGCCGACCTGGACAATGCCATGGTGGGAAGTCATGCCATTTTCGACGGTAAATTTACGAGCATCAGCATAGGCGATTACTCGGTTTTAGAATAA
- the dut gene encoding dUTP diphosphatase, producing the protein MKIQIVNKSQHALPHYETIASAGMDLRANLDRPVILQPLERAIIKTGLFIELPVGYEAQVRPRSGLAAKNGITVLNAPGTIDADYRGEIGVILVNLSNEDYTVGNGERIAQLVIAKHERAEWQEVDMLSETLRGEGGFGSTGVK; encoded by the coding sequence ATGAAGATCCAGATCGTCAATAAGTCACAACACGCATTGCCCCATTATGAAACCATTGCCTCGGCTGGCATGGATCTGCGGGCGAACCTTGACCGGCCGGTGATATTACAACCGCTGGAGCGGGCCATTATCAAAACCGGCCTTTTTATCGAACTGCCAGTAGGGTACGAAGCGCAGGTCCGGCCCCGCAGCGGACTGGCCGCAAAAAATGGCATCACGGTACTGAATGCGCCCGGAACGATTGATGCGGATTACCGTGGGGAAATCGGCGTGATTTTAGTAAATTTATCGAATGAGGATTACACCGTCGGAAACGGCGAGCGTATCGCACAACTCGTTATTGCAAAGCACGAGCGCGCCGAATGGCAAGAGGTAGACATGCTCAGTGAAACTTTGCGCGGCGAAGGGGGTTTTGGCAGTACGGGGGTGAAATAA
- a CDS encoding lipopolysaccharide biosynthesis protein, with translation MSLYKNLFKQTAIYGLATVLPRIFSFLLVPLYVKLLDTAQYGSVNVIFSYIIFFNVILAYGMETSFFRFYNKESDKDNVIRTATISIFWSSIAFLGGALLFRNALAHLIGFDVRFITYTIWIIVLDALAVVPFSKLRAHGRPLFYAFVKIGNVVVNLLLNLFFLIYLPKIATAWPDSFLAGFYFRDFQTGYIFISNIIASGLTLLVLSPNYFNIRWRFDFALWKRMMGYGLPILVAGIAFAINDQFDKILLEKLLPANIAKAEVGVYAACYKLGLFMVLYRTAYTLGIEPFFFSHADKDNASQTYATITKYFVIFGSFILLFVIVFADLFKKVMIPNPEYWEAMKVVPLIILANFFLGIYTNLSVWYKLIDKTYIGAYISVIGAVITLALNFMLIPLFENSGYDGYMGSAIATIAAYGSMMLISYIWGNRHYPIPYDSKKIGSYLGISILLSALSFYVFRENYAIGLAFLLIFLYFIYYNEKTTLQAILSRKQAAPSAKDIIPNTQNPDEDPDRQ, from the coding sequence TTGAGCCTGTACAAAAATCTTTTCAAGCAAACCGCCATTTACGGACTTGCCACGGTGTTACCGAGGATTTTCAGTTTCCTGCTCGTACCCTTATATGTGAAATTACTCGATACCGCCCAATACGGTTCGGTTAATGTGATTTTCTCGTACATTATTTTTTTCAACGTCATTCTTGCCTACGGCATGGAAACGTCGTTTTTCCGCTTTTACAATAAGGAATCCGATAAGGATAATGTGATAAGGACCGCTACGATATCCATATTCTGGTCGTCAATAGCATTTCTGGGCGGCGCACTGCTGTTTCGCAATGCACTTGCGCATTTGATCGGTTTCGACGTTCGGTTCATCACCTATACGATCTGGATCATCGTACTCGATGCGCTCGCGGTCGTGCCGTTTTCGAAATTGCGCGCGCATGGCCGACCCCTGTTTTATGCGTTTGTAAAAATCGGTAATGTGGTCGTCAACCTGCTGCTGAATCTTTTTTTCCTGATTTACCTGCCGAAAATTGCGACCGCCTGGCCGGACTCGTTCCTGGCCGGATTTTACTTCCGGGATTTCCAGACCGGCTATATTTTTATATCCAATATTATTGCGAGCGGCCTCACACTGCTGGTATTGTCCCCTAATTATTTCAACATCAGGTGGCGGTTTGATTTCGCGCTCTGGAAACGGATGATGGGTTACGGCCTGCCAATTCTCGTCGCCGGAATCGCGTTTGCAATCAACGACCAGTTCGACAAGATCCTGCTCGAGAAATTACTGCCCGCGAACATCGCCAAAGCGGAAGTCGGTGTGTATGCGGCCTGCTACAAGCTCGGCCTGTTCATGGTGCTGTACCGCACGGCCTACACGCTGGGCATTGAACCCTTTTTCTTCAGCCATGCCGACAAGGACAACGCCAGCCAGACTTACGCCACGATCACCAAATATTTTGTGATCTTCGGATCGTTCATATTGCTTTTTGTGATCGTTTTCGCAGACTTGTTCAAGAAAGTCATGATTCCGAATCCCGAATATTGGGAAGCGATGAAAGTCGTGCCGCTGATTATCCTTGCCAATTTCTTCCTTGGAATTTACACGAATCTTTCAGTGTGGTATAAATTAATCGACAAGACCTACATTGGCGCATACATTTCGGTCATTGGGGCGGTCATTACACTGGCGCTGAATTTCATGCTGATCCCTTTGTTTGAAAACAGCGGCTATGACGGATATATGGGCTCGGCCATCGCGACGATTGCCGCCTACGGCAGTATGATGCTGATTTCCTATATCTGGGGCAACCGCCATTACCCAATCCCGTACGACAGTAAAAAAATCGGAAGCTATTTAGGTATTTCCATCCTGCTCTCCGCGCTTTCATTTTACGTTTTCAGGGAAAATTACGCCATCGGCCTCGCCTTCCTGCTGATTTTCCTATATTTCATATATTACAACGAAAAAACGACGCTGCAGGCCATCCTGAGCCGGAAACAGGCGGCGCCATCGGCAAAAGATATAATACCAAACACCCAAAATCCAGATGAAGATCCAGATCGTCAATAA
- a CDS encoding prolyl oligopeptidase family serine peptidase, which produces MKKIALLCLLFPFSVLKAQLPETRKTPTIITRHGLSYTDDYTWLQQMDSRDTESWVEANNRNTDAAIALARKSYDPISKIKEYDYLSSNPLPVRRGAYFYSRYRTDKNFPAALYYRKTLAGEAIELVDPYKVTKNKNVVLDGYAPSANSVYMAYMLTQNGGDRKEIRFCTFSGSAKVDEVISDVKFSGVSWNRDKGVFYKKNMNRSTFARDSTYQLFYHRVGTEQSADKLVLDTSKNDGTISFHTQDNYLFVNESNPKTGKTNYYYCILDDEEFDLVKYYENEVPGFHFFGYSDGRIYYASGKFDWGDIRSFDPRHPEDDVQVVPQLYQNLLVSLTISDEYLFCKYKTVSKNYIVVYSKTGQFVRKFDAPAGMDFDLRFYVKDTKELFVTFYSTTISFQNFRLNIETGDAGYYYNEYIKPKVLLFPLDHFITRNITYNSRDGVPVPITIVYRKNLTLDGNNPTLLSAYGGFGNVSGPDYDTGLLYFLEKGGVYAFAEVRGGGEKGLGWHRDGKDENKPNSIHDFVDAAEFLIAEKYTSPQKLAITGGSHGGLVVAGAVIERPDLFKVAVPYSGRMDVLSIDEYTSGRFHLEEYGNPNDKADYARMLAYSPYQNIKDDVNYPTMLIVTSENDDRVPPLQSYKFAAKMQNRPAQKNPVYLRTQRNSGHSGKISTYQDRKEAQADFFGFLLYTLM; this is translated from the coding sequence ATGAAAAAAATCGCGTTGCTTTGCCTGCTGTTCCCGTTTTCTGTTCTTAAGGCGCAGCTGCCCGAAACCAGGAAGACGCCAACTATCATCACGCGCCACGGCCTGTCCTACACAGACGATTATACTTGGCTGCAGCAGATGGATTCCCGGGACACCGAAAGCTGGGTGGAAGCCAACAACCGGAATACCGATGCGGCCATTGCCCTCGCACGGAAATCCTATGATCCGATCTCTAAAATCAAGGAATACGATTACCTGTCGTCGAACCCGCTGCCCGTAAGGCGCGGCGCTTATTTTTATTCGCGTTATCGCACCGACAAGAATTTCCCGGCCGCATTGTACTATCGCAAAACACTGGCCGGCGAGGCGATAGAACTGGTCGATCCTTATAAAGTGACCAAAAACAAGAATGTCGTGCTCGACGGGTATGCGCCGTCCGCAAATTCAGTGTATATGGCCTACATGCTGACCCAGAATGGCGGCGACCGCAAGGAAATCCGGTTTTGCACGTTTTCGGGCTCGGCTAAAGTCGACGAGGTGATTTCAGATGTGAAATTTTCCGGAGTAAGCTGGAACCGCGACAAGGGTGTGTTTTACAAAAAGAATATGAACAGAAGTACCTTCGCACGTGATTCGACGTATCAGTTGTTTTATCACAGGGTTGGGACGGAACAAAGCGCTGACAAATTGGTGCTTGACACCAGTAAAAACGACGGGACCATCAGTTTCCACACACAGGACAATTACCTGTTCGTGAATGAATCCAATCCGAAAACCGGAAAGACAAACTACTATTACTGCATTCTGGACGACGAGGAATTTGATTTGGTAAAATACTATGAAAATGAGGTGCCGGGCTTTCATTTTTTCGGGTACAGCGACGGGAGGATCTATTATGCCTCCGGAAAATTTGATTGGGGCGACATCCGTTCATTCGACCCGAGGCATCCGGAAGACGACGTCCAGGTGGTCCCGCAGTTGTACCAGAATCTGCTGGTCTCACTGACAATTTCTGACGAATACCTTTTCTGCAAATACAAGACCGTGAGTAAGAACTATATCGTTGTGTATTCCAAAACCGGGCAGTTTGTAAGGAAATTTGATGCGCCCGCAGGCATGGATTTCGACCTGCGCTTTTATGTAAAAGATACCAAGGAACTGTTTGTAACCTTTTATTCCACCACCATTTCTTTCCAGAATTTCCGTCTCAATATTGAAACCGGTGATGCCGGTTACTATTACAATGAATACATCAAACCGAAGGTTTTACTGTTTCCGCTTGATCATTTCATCACCAGGAACATTACCTACAACAGCCGCGACGGCGTGCCGGTCCCGATTACGATTGTATACCGTAAAAACCTTACGCTGGACGGCAACAATCCGACGCTGCTTTCAGCCTACGGTGGCTTTGGGAATGTTTCCGGACCCGATTATGATACCGGCTTGTTGTATTTTCTCGAAAAAGGCGGTGTCTATGCTTTTGCCGAAGTTCGTGGCGGCGGCGAAAAAGGATTGGGATGGCATCGTGACGGGAAGGATGAAAACAAGCCCAATTCAATCCATGATTTTGTCGATGCGGCCGAATTCCTGATTGCTGAAAAATACACTTCGCCGCAAAAGCTGGCCATTACCGGAGGCTCGCATGGAGGGTTGGTCGTTGCCGGCGCAGTTATTGAAAGACCTGATTTGTTTAAAGTGGCTGTGCCTTATTCCGGACGTATGGATGTGCTTAGTATCGACGAATATACTTCAGGAAGATTTCACCTGGAGGAATACGGCAATCCGAACGACAAGGCGGATTACGCAAGGATGCTGGCCTATTCACCGTACCAGAATATCAAAGATGACGTAAACTACCCGACGATGCTGATTGTAACTTCTGAAAACGACGACCGCGTACCGCCTTTGCAGTCCTACAAGTTTGCGGCCAAAATGCAAAACCGTCCCGCACAGAAAAATCCGGTGTATCTCAGGACACAGCGCAATTCGGGGCACTCGGGCAAAATATCCACCTACCAGGACCGTAAGGAAGCACAGGCGGATTTCTTCGGGTTTTTGCTTTACACATTAATGTAA